In the Candidatus Bathyarchaeia archaeon genome, GCTTCATCGCCTGAGCAGACGAATCACATTCTAAAAGACCTAGCCCGAGAAGAGCGTATCCTCTACGAACGTTTACACTTCATTATTGATGAATGGAAAAGCAAAATGCTGAAGGTGACGGATGAAACATGACCGAAGAAACAATTACGGCTGATCCGCAACAGCGTTTTCAAGATTTTCTCAAAGCTGAAAAGTATCGTAAACGCATATCTCAGATGGCTGTTTCAGGCGCTACTTCAATGGTAGTCGATTTTGAAGACTTGTCAATAGCCGACCAAGAATTCGCTCAAAACCTAATCGAGCAACCAGACGAATACATGAAACACGCTAATCATGCCGCCCATGCACAACTTCAAATCGAGGCGCCGGAATACGCCGAAGTAACCGAAACCGTTAACGTTCGGTTCAAAGACTTGCCCACAACTGTACAGTTGCGTACATTGGGCTCAGCCCACCTTGGAAACCTAGCCATGGTTGAAGGAATCATTGTCAGAGCCACACCAGTCAACCCTATGGTTATGCGGGCAGTATTCAAATGCAAACGTTGTGGAGTTACTCAAGAAATTGAACAAGCTGGTCCCTTCTTAAGAGCCCCATTCGTATGCAGTGACCCAGCATGCGGATACAAGGGAACCTTCGACTTTGTCCAAGAAGAATCCACGTTCATCGATTTCCAGCGAATCCGCATACAAGAACGTCCCGAAGACCTACCGCCTGGACATTTGCCCCGGTGGCTGAACATAGAACTTGCAGGACGAGACCTAGTCGACATTGCCAGACCAGGTGACCATGTAGCGGTTGTCGGCATTGTTCGCGCTGTGGCGCCTACGCTTCCCACTGGTGGAAAAATGCGTGTGTTTAGGTTGCACTTGGACGCCAACTACATCGATGCGCTGAGCAAAGAGCCCGAGGCCGTCATAGTCTCGCCTGAAGAAGAAAAAACACTTCTCGAATTGGCTAGAGACCCATGGGTGCACCGCAAGGTGATTCGTTCTATTGCGCCTTCAATTTATGGTTACGAACACATCAAAGAAGCCATAATGTATCTCCTATTTGGCGCGGTGTTCAAACAGCTTCCCGACATCACAATACGAGGCGACATGAACGTCCTCTTGGTGGGTGACCCTGGAACCGCCAAGTCTCAGCTGCTTCAGTATGTGTCGAGAATAGCGCCTCGTGGACTGTACACGTCTGGAAGAGGCACAACCGCTGCTGGATTGACTGCTGCCGTGCTTCGGGAAAAAGGAGGCGGAATGTCGCTTGAAGCCGGGGCCCTCGTGTTAGCTGACAAAGGAGTAGCCTGCATAGACGAAATTGACAAGATGCGCCCCGAAGACCGTGTTGCCATCCACGAAGCTATGGAACAACACACGGTTTCGGTAGCCAAAGGCGGTATTGTGGCCACTTTAAACGCGCGAACAGCTTTGTTAGCCGCGGCTAACCCTGCATTGGGAAGGTA is a window encoding:
- a CDS encoding minichromosome maintenance protein MCM — encoded protein: MTEETITADPQQRFQDFLKAEKYRKRISQMAVSGATSMVVDFEDLSIADQEFAQNLIEQPDEYMKHANHAAHAQLQIEAPEYAEVTETVNVRFKDLPTTVQLRTLGSAHLGNLAMVEGIIVRATPVNPMVMRAVFKCKRCGVTQEIEQAGPFLRAPFVCSDPACGYKGTFDFVQEESTFIDFQRIRIQERPEDLPPGHLPRWLNIELAGRDLVDIARPGDHVAVVGIVRAVAPTLPTGGKMRVFRLHLDANYIDALSKEPEAVIVSPEEEKTLLELARDPWVHRKVIRSIAPSIYGYEHIKEAIMYLLFGAVFKQLPDITIRGDMNVLLVGDPGTAKSQLLQYVSRIAPRGLYTSGRGTTAAGLTAAVLREKGGGMSLEAGALVLADKGVACIDEIDKMRPEDRVAIHEAMEQHTVSVAKGGIVATLNARTALLAAANPALGRYEPYRTVAENIALPVTILSRFDLIFVLRDVPEKERDTKMTEHILDLHMRGPAPLESPIAPNLLRKYISYTKNIQPKLTEEAITRLKDFYLEMRSASETEGTPIAITARQLESLVRIAEARARVAYRKEVLAEDADAAIRIMGWSLKEVGIDVTSGKQDIDIIMTGRPKSVR